A region from the Medicago truncatula cultivar Jemalong A17 chromosome 6, MtrunA17r5.0-ANR, whole genome shotgun sequence genome encodes:
- the LOC120580923 gene encoding mediator of RNA polymerase II transcription subunit 25-like isoform X2, whose translation MQFINWTKDVNKFMENLSHLSFNGNDANQSTMAEGLAEALVMYPKPCDTMTEREYYISERHCILVAPGDPAPKSMLVCLPMIQRAQVIGQRLKACQADFLEVAKTCIPLSVSLSVITPNPVPIFGAIFNMGNNALTLSNAPISSYSTGQLTVLLSKNFREAHVALKEKGIMEYPSTTSVGSISAAPDTTLFRAFSTNLQEEQVSSSMAIGDTIRETDNTITPEPVSTSQHNSQENIVQMNLYEDIMSELDDDDLFTPNKRSKTFAPLEDDPDLQDFFKFDQNPFEGFDQFIKQDQQVFNQQEIPTEEAVFNQQQIPTEEAGVDFANELQEILNGASRNTSTAQTANVECTTSSFQEVNKYVAPASNVGEGSSTGLLHESNLQSWYNPHAMTSTSKLDSQSFPTNAFNGNMTSTSTLDSRSFSTNNFNGNFTLSNVMGNSQMQQLQPGSSQNQFSMSPGFARGQVGNFSVQPMGQHFQACNQFLRNNNTASYNLPAFGANTWLRPMPSLSPSYPSASMCFPTLKEIQDYVQTWEGTLAGKITSSRITILRAKAFRKSSTPPTLTLDWPGRLEISNYLPQKALLHTRRFSQPIHYLFFHVAKYSNVDLYNHCKTRNNCAKVDLQFQTIILSPTEREPLFVGTVFPGGTIFIEQA comes from the exons ATGCAATTTATAAACTGGACTAAAGATGTGAATAAATTTATGGAAAATTTGTCACATTTATCTTTCAATGGAAATGATGCAAATCAATCTACCATGGCAGAAGGCTTAGCAGAAGCTCTAGTG ATGTATCCAAAGCCATGTGATACAATGACAGAAAGAGAATACTATATTTCAGAAAGACATTGTATTCTAGTTGCTCCAGGTGATCCTGCTCCTAAGAGTATGTTAGTGTGTCTGCCAATGATTCAAAGAGCTCAAGTTATTGGTCAAAGATTAAAGGCTTGTCAGGCCGATTTTCTCGAGGTCGCCAAAACATGTATCCCG CTATCTGTTTCCCTATCAGTGATAACTCCTAATCCAGTTCCAATTTTTGGAGCCATATTTAATATG GGAAACAATGCATTAACATTGTCAAATGCTCCAATCTCAAGTTACAGCACTGGCCAATTGACTGTTTTACTGTCAAAAAACTTCAGAGAGGCACACGTTGCACTGAAAGAAAAAGGAATAATGGAATATCCTTCAACAACAAGTGTAGGATCAATCAGTGCAGCACCTGATACAACACTTTTCAGAGCTTTCTCTACCAATCTTCAAG AAGAACAAGTCTCCTCCTCCATGGCAATAGGGGACACAATACGTGAAACTGACAATACTATAACACCG GAGCCTGTAAGCACCTCGCAGCATAATTCTCAAGAGAACATTGTTCAAATGAATCTATACGAAGATATCATGTCCGAGCTTGACGACGATGATCTTTTTACACCGAATAAAAGATCAAAAACATTTGCACCACTAGAGGATGACCCTGATCTGcaagattttttcaaatttgatcAAAACCCTTTTGAAGGTTTTGACCAATTCATCAAACAAGATCAACAAGTATTCAACCAACAAGAGATTCCGACGGAAGAAGCTGTATTCAACCAACAACAGATTCCGACGGAAGAAGCTGGAGTAGATTTTGCAAATGAGCTGCAAGAAATTCTGAATGGTGCTTCAAGGAATACATCAACAGCTCAAACTGCCAATGTTGAATGTACCACAAGTTCATTTCAGGAAGTAAACAAATATGTTGCTCCTGCTTCAAATGTCGGAGAAGGGTCTTCGACAGGACTACTTCATGAAAGCAATTTGCAATCATGGTATAATCCTCATGCCATGACGAGCACATCAAAATTGGATTCTCAGAGTTTCCCAACTAATGCTTTCAATGGGAATATGACCAGCACATCAACATTGGATTCTCGTAGTTTCTCAACTAATAATTTCAATGGGAATTTTACATTGTCTAATGTAATGGGCAACTCTCAGATGCAGCAACTTCAACCAGGCTCATCACAAAACCAGTTTTCCATGTCTCCTGGTTTTGCTAGAGGACAAGTGGGCAACTTCTCGGTTCAGCCTATGGGACAACATTTTCAGGCCTGCAATCAGTTCCTGAGGAATAATAACACGGCATCGTATAATCTTCCTGCATTTGGAGCAAACACTTGGCTTCGTCCGATGCCAAGCTTGTCTCCCTCGTATCCGAGTGCGAGCATGTGTTTCCCTACCCTCAAAGAAATACAAGACTATGTTCAGACGTGGGAG GGCACATTAGCAGGAAAAATTACGTCGAGTCGCATAACCATCCTGAGAGCAAAG GCTTTCAGGAAATCAAGTACGCCACCAAC GCTTACACTTGACTGGCCTGGTAGGTTGGAGATTAGCAACTATCTACCTCAAAAGGCTCTCCTCCATACCAGGag ATTTTCCCAGCCAATACATTATCTTTTCTTTCATGTGGCTAAGTACAGCAATGTAGATCTATACAATCACTGTAaaaccagaaataat TGTGCAAAAGTAGATCTACAGTTCCAAACAATAATATTGTCTCCAACTGAAAGGGAACCACTCTTTGTTGGAACAGTTTTCCCTGGG GGAACGATATTTATAGAACAAGCATAA
- the LOC120580923 gene encoding mediator of RNA polymerase II transcription subunit 25-like isoform X1: MENKRWLNIVVDGNKALEKYWTDILSNYLEKIVRCFVGESQEQESYLGLVLYNANSELVEAGYDMQFINWTKDVNKFMENLSHLSFNGNDANQSTMAEGLAEALVMYPKPCDTMTEREYYISERHCILVAPGDPAPKSMLVCLPMIQRAQVIGQRLKACQADFLEVAKTCIPLSVSLSVITPNPVPIFGAIFNMGNNALTLSNAPISSYSTGQLTVLLSKNFREAHVALKEKGIMEYPSTTSVGSISAAPDTTLFRAFSTNLQEEQVSSSMAIGDTIRETDNTITPEPVSTSQHNSQENIVQMNLYEDIMSELDDDDLFTPNKRSKTFAPLEDDPDLQDFFKFDQNPFEGFDQFIKQDQQVFNQQEIPTEEAVFNQQQIPTEEAGVDFANELQEILNGASRNTSTAQTANVECTTSSFQEVNKYVAPASNVGEGSSTGLLHESNLQSWYNPHAMTSTSKLDSQSFPTNAFNGNMTSTSTLDSRSFSTNNFNGNFTLSNVMGNSQMQQLQPGSSQNQFSMSPGFARGQVGNFSVQPMGQHFQACNQFLRNNNTASYNLPAFGANTWLRPMPSLSPSYPSASMCFPTLKEIQDYVQTWEGTLAGKITSSRITILRAKAFRKSSTPPTLTLDWPGRLEISNYLPQKALLHTRRFSQPIHYLFFHVAKYSNVDLYNHCKTRNNCAKVDLQFQTIILSPTEREPLFVGTVFPGGTIFIEQA, from the exons ATGGAGAACAAGAGGTGGTTAAACATAGTAGTTGATGGCAACAAAGCTTTGGAGAAATATTGGACCGACATTCTTTCAAACTATCTTGAAAAAATTGTCAG GTGCTTTGTTGGTGAAAGCCAAGAGCAG GAAAGTTATCTTGGTCTAGTACTTTATAATGCAAACTCTGAACTAG TGGAAGCAGGCTATGACATGCAATTTATAAACTGGACTAAAGATGTGAATAAATTTATGGAAAATTTGTCACATTTATCTTTCAATGGAAATGATGCAAATCAATCTACCATGGCAGAAGGCTTAGCAGAAGCTCTAGTG ATGTATCCAAAGCCATGTGATACAATGACAGAAAGAGAATACTATATTTCAGAAAGACATTGTATTCTAGTTGCTCCAGGTGATCCTGCTCCTAAGAGTATGTTAGTGTGTCTGCCAATGATTCAAAGAGCTCAAGTTATTGGTCAAAGATTAAAGGCTTGTCAGGCCGATTTTCTCGAGGTCGCCAAAACATGTATCCCG CTATCTGTTTCCCTATCAGTGATAACTCCTAATCCAGTTCCAATTTTTGGAGCCATATTTAATATG GGAAACAATGCATTAACATTGTCAAATGCTCCAATCTCAAGTTACAGCACTGGCCAATTGACTGTTTTACTGTCAAAAAACTTCAGAGAGGCACACGTTGCACTGAAAGAAAAAGGAATAATGGAATATCCTTCAACAACAAGTGTAGGATCAATCAGTGCAGCACCTGATACAACACTTTTCAGAGCTTTCTCTACCAATCTTCAAG AAGAACAAGTCTCCTCCTCCATGGCAATAGGGGACACAATACGTGAAACTGACAATACTATAACACCG GAGCCTGTAAGCACCTCGCAGCATAATTCTCAAGAGAACATTGTTCAAATGAATCTATACGAAGATATCATGTCCGAGCTTGACGACGATGATCTTTTTACACCGAATAAAAGATCAAAAACATTTGCACCACTAGAGGATGACCCTGATCTGcaagattttttcaaatttgatcAAAACCCTTTTGAAGGTTTTGACCAATTCATCAAACAAGATCAACAAGTATTCAACCAACAAGAGATTCCGACGGAAGAAGCTGTATTCAACCAACAACAGATTCCGACGGAAGAAGCTGGAGTAGATTTTGCAAATGAGCTGCAAGAAATTCTGAATGGTGCTTCAAGGAATACATCAACAGCTCAAACTGCCAATGTTGAATGTACCACAAGTTCATTTCAGGAAGTAAACAAATATGTTGCTCCTGCTTCAAATGTCGGAGAAGGGTCTTCGACAGGACTACTTCATGAAAGCAATTTGCAATCATGGTATAATCCTCATGCCATGACGAGCACATCAAAATTGGATTCTCAGAGTTTCCCAACTAATGCTTTCAATGGGAATATGACCAGCACATCAACATTGGATTCTCGTAGTTTCTCAACTAATAATTTCAATGGGAATTTTACATTGTCTAATGTAATGGGCAACTCTCAGATGCAGCAACTTCAACCAGGCTCATCACAAAACCAGTTTTCCATGTCTCCTGGTTTTGCTAGAGGACAAGTGGGCAACTTCTCGGTTCAGCCTATGGGACAACATTTTCAGGCCTGCAATCAGTTCCTGAGGAATAATAACACGGCATCGTATAATCTTCCTGCATTTGGAGCAAACACTTGGCTTCGTCCGATGCCAAGCTTGTCTCCCTCGTATCCGAGTGCGAGCATGTGTTTCCCTACCCTCAAAGAAATACAAGACTATGTTCAGACGTGGGAG GGCACATTAGCAGGAAAAATTACGTCGAGTCGCATAACCATCCTGAGAGCAAAG GCTTTCAGGAAATCAAGTACGCCACCAAC GCTTACACTTGACTGGCCTGGTAGGTTGGAGATTAGCAACTATCTACCTCAAAAGGCTCTCCTCCATACCAGGag ATTTTCCCAGCCAATACATTATCTTTTCTTTCATGTGGCTAAGTACAGCAATGTAGATCTATACAATCACTGTAaaaccagaaataat TGTGCAAAAGTAGATCTACAGTTCCAAACAATAATATTGTCTCCAACTGAAAGGGAACCACTCTTTGTTGGAACAGTTTTCCCTGGG GGAACGATATTTATAGAACAAGCATAA